In Bacillota bacterium, the following proteins share a genomic window:
- a CDS encoding ATP-dependent DNA helicase: MRTLTERQRHAIHHPADRLQILACAGSGKTEVLARRAVAALLATPDPSSIIAFTFTDKAALELKTRIEARAAEADPGFLDLPPVSRGMFIGTTHSWALQALQELGGPYGTVDALTEEQEWALLHRVARRLGVVDLYAAHEDKPTNRVTATQAIDVFLRSAEVVHNERIDRAALRQQASQFADVLGRYERLLDEMRLMPFRLMLSHAVDELAPGGRLRARFEGRVRHVLVDEFQDFNRTQEQLLAYLAEMGARVTVVGDDNQAIYQWRGGDVSVFTSFARRYGAAIARLAENHRCRPEIVQFARNLVARLPERLEKVLEGAREPSNPGAVEVMVGETAEDEARLIAGRIQKLMAQGHAPGDIAILYRSVRASARPLVDELRARNVPLAVVGKTSLLAHPEMALIARIFIWWAGGIWYPNADFTPETVTRSSLRAEIRQVTGRDDGFAERVLRDIERLGQTVREQGVSDSVALFNEMLTTLGLPGAGDDAGSHELGLGRMSELLTQFDHGVRRAAPAGFYKGPRQKPHEVQGDEAVVDEAGEDLALSGDGQAARTVRVLGATRGEIYLMRLRAFLEQFAGRAAEETPEKVAEAQNAVQVMTVHQAKGLEFPVVFVPSLVEGRFPSALMGRLQSWFVPTALFDRQRYEGREEDEARLLYVALTRARELLVISWFRRHAARTAAPSRFVTRDLRSAINTALPAGVATPPRSSTVRKADPITLDFSSLITYQECGYRYWLRHVCGFQPPLVPEIGFGRFLHHVVAELARQAMNGRVPTEPDVDGLVDRNFYLPFAGPVPADKLREAARRRAKAYVRRFGGELTRTLRPEARFEVPLANARIRGRIDLVLRANGRSDHRVELIDFKTSANRPPSDIHVNQIRLYAAALERLGFEPVRLAIHDLDADFGARLEVSNDVRARDSFREHVQEWVEGIRAGSYRATKNPAICRSCDFRRFCRYGPHAHQETNSG, from the coding sequence GTGCGAACACTGACCGAGCGGCAGCGACACGCCATCCATCACCCAGCCGATCGGCTGCAAATCCTGGCCTGTGCGGGGTCAGGAAAGACAGAAGTGCTGGCCCGGCGGGCTGTAGCGGCGCTTCTGGCCACCCCAGATCCATCTTCCATCATCGCCTTCACCTTCACGGACAAGGCAGCTTTAGAGCTCAAGACGCGGATCGAGGCTCGTGCCGCCGAGGCTGACCCGGGCTTCCTCGACCTTCCCCCGGTCTCCAGGGGCATGTTCATCGGGACAACCCACAGTTGGGCCCTTCAGGCGCTACAGGAACTCGGCGGGCCCTACGGAACGGTGGATGCGCTCACGGAGGAACAGGAGTGGGCGCTGTTGCACCGAGTTGCACGGCGCCTGGGCGTCGTGGATCTTTATGCAGCCCATGAGGACAAACCTACCAACCGCGTGACCGCGACGCAGGCGATCGACGTGTTCTTGCGGAGCGCTGAGGTGGTTCACAACGAACGCATCGACAGGGCTGCGCTACGCCAACAAGCATCGCAGTTCGCCGATGTCCTCGGTCGTTACGAAAGGCTCCTGGACGAGATGCGGCTGATGCCGTTTCGCCTCATGCTCAGCCACGCGGTGGACGAGCTGGCCCCGGGGGGTCGGCTTCGGGCGAGATTTGAGGGCCGCGTCCGCCATGTACTGGTCGACGAGTTCCAGGACTTCAACCGTACGCAGGAGCAATTGCTCGCATACCTCGCGGAGATGGGAGCGCGAGTGACGGTGGTCGGGGATGACAACCAGGCCATTTATCAATGGCGGGGCGGGGACGTCTCGGTCTTCACGTCGTTCGCGAGGCGCTACGGGGCGGCGATCGCCCGATTAGCCGAGAACCATCGCTGCCGTCCGGAGATCGTTCAGTTTGCCCGGAATCTGGTCGCAAGACTTCCGGAGCGGCTCGAGAAGGTACTCGAGGGAGCGCGCGAACCGTCTAACCCGGGTGCTGTTGAGGTCATGGTAGGTGAAACGGCTGAGGATGAAGCGCGGCTGATCGCAGGACGCATCCAGAAGCTGATGGCCCAAGGGCACGCGCCGGGCGACATCGCTATCCTCTACCGCTCGGTGCGTGCGTCTGCTCGCCCCCTGGTTGACGAACTGAGAGCCCGTAACGTCCCGCTGGCCGTCGTAGGTAAGACCTCGCTTCTGGCTCACCCTGAGATGGCGCTAATTGCTCGCATCTTTATCTGGTGGGCAGGGGGAATCTGGTATCCCAATGCGGATTTCACGCCCGAGACGGTGACCCGCAGTTCCCTGCGTGCTGAGATCCGGCAAGTGACCGGCCGGGACGATGGCTTTGCTGAACGCGTCTTGCGGGACATTGAGCGCCTGGGCCAAACGGTGCGCGAGCAGGGAGTTTCTGACAGCGTTGCCCTGTTCAACGAAATGTTGACCACTCTCGGGCTCCCGGGCGCCGGAGACGATGCAGGTTCTCATGAGCTGGGCCTCGGGCGTATGTCGGAACTGCTGACCCAGTTTGACCATGGCGTTAGGAGGGCGGCACCCGCCGGTTTTTACAAGGGTCCCCGGCAGAAGCCGCATGAGGTTCAGGGTGACGAAGCCGTGGTCGACGAGGCCGGTGAGGACCTGGCGTTGTCGGGCGACGGGCAGGCGGCCCGGACGGTGCGGGTTCTCGGGGCCACACGGGGCGAGATTTACCTTATGCGCCTCAGGGCGTTTCTCGAGCAATTCGCGGGTCGCGCAGCAGAAGAGACACCTGAAAAAGTGGCTGAGGCTCAAAACGCGGTCCAGGTGATGACCGTTCACCAAGCGAAGGGACTGGAGTTTCCGGTCGTTTTCGTGCCCTCCCTCGTCGAAGGGCGTTTCCCCTCGGCACTCATGGGTCGCCTGCAGTCCTGGTTCGTTCCGACAGCCCTCTTTGACCGCCAGCGCTACGAGGGACGGGAAGAGGACGAGGCGCGCCTGCTCTATGTGGCCTTGACCCGTGCTCGGGAGCTGCTCGTGATTAGCTGGTTCCGTCGCCATGCGGCCAGAACCGCGGCCCCCTCGCGGTTTGTTACGCGCGACCTGCGCTCGGCCATCAACACCGCTTTGCCGGCCGGAGTGGCAACCCCTCCCCGGTCGTCCACGGTTCGTAAGGCTGACCCCATCACCCTGGACTTCTCCAGCCTCATCACCTACCAGGAGTGCGGCTACCGCTACTGGCTGCGCCATGTTTGCGGGTTCCAGCCGCCCCTCGTCCCGGAGATCGGCTTCGGCCGTTTTCTCCACCACGTGGTGGCGGAACTGGCCCGGCAGGCAATGAACGGCAGGGTACCCACGGAACCGGACGTTGACGGCCTCGTCGACCGCAACTTCTACCTGCCGTTTGCCGGGCCGGTGCCAGCCGATAAACTCCGGGAGGCGGCCCGGCGCCGTGCAAAGGCGTATGTCCGCCGCTTCGGTGGGGAACTGACCCGTACGCTCCGGCCCGAGGCTCGCTTTGAGGTGCCCCTAGCGAACGCCCGCATCCGGGGGCGTATTGATCTCGTGCTTCGGGCTAACGGACGCTCGGACCACCGGGTCGAACTGATCGACTTCAAGACATCCGCGAACCGGCCTCCGTCGGACATCCACGTAAACCAGATCCGCCTTTACGCGGCCGCCCTCGAGCGCCTCGGCTTTGAGCCTGTACGCCTGGCGATTCACGACCTGGACGCCGACTTCGGCGCCCGGCTCGAGGTCTCCAACGATGTCCGGGCTCGTGACTCTTTCCGGGAGCACGTGCAGGAATGGGTCGAGGGGATCCGCGCCGGCTCGTACCGTGCAACGAAAAACCCGGCCATCTGCCGAAGCTGTGACTTTCGGCGATTCTGCCGATACGGGCCTCACGCTCATCAGGAGACGAACAGCGGATGA